Proteins encoded within one genomic window of Sphingomonas cannabina:
- a CDS encoding DEAD/DEAH box helicase — MQFSDLGLSQPVLAALAAKGYAEPTPIQAQSIPALLQGRDLLGIAQTGTGKTAAFTLPSIDRLVAANKRPLPRQCRMLVLAPTRELAAQIAESARGYAKGSNLNVATVFGGTSLHKNRQDLSRGVDILVATPGRMLDLIDEGHLSLSAVEIFVLDEADQMMDLGFIHALKRTVNLLPKKRQSLFFSATMPKAIRDLAGQFIHDPVEVKVTPVASTAERVDQYVTFVNQAEKQALLTIVLRKEPIDRALVFTRTKHGADRVVKLLGANGIVAHAIHGNKSQPQRERALADFRSGKVRILVATDIAARGIDVSGVSHVFNFELPNVPEQYVHRIGRTARAGRDGIAVSFVADDERPYLRDIERLTRQRPTVTPLPENFQAQAAEIVKSRAPVTISRDENNGRRGRDMQRAGGGQPRDGGQREGGQREGQGERRHFPAKKRFHARPAGNGGGGQRRQGGGR, encoded by the coding sequence ATGCAATTTTCCGACCTCGGGCTGTCGCAGCCCGTCCTCGCCGCGCTTGCCGCCAAGGGTTATGCCGAGCCGACGCCGATCCAGGCGCAATCGATTCCGGCGCTGCTTCAGGGCCGCGACCTGCTCGGCATCGCCCAGACCGGCACCGGCAAGACCGCGGCCTTCACCCTGCCCTCGATCGACCGGCTGGTCGCCGCCAACAAGCGTCCGCTGCCCCGTCAGTGCCGGATGCTGGTGCTTGCCCCCACCCGCGAGCTCGCTGCGCAGATCGCCGAGAGCGCGCGCGGCTATGCCAAGGGCAGCAACCTCAATGTCGCCACCGTGTTCGGCGGCACTTCGCTCCACAAGAACCGGCAGGACCTGTCGCGCGGCGTCGATATCCTCGTCGCGACGCCCGGCCGGATGCTCGACCTGATCGACGAGGGACATCTGTCGCTCTCCGCGGTCGAGATCTTCGTGCTCGACGAGGCCGATCAGATGATGGACCTGGGCTTCATCCACGCGCTGAAGCGCACGGTGAACCTGTTGCCGAAGAAGCGGCAGAGCCTGTTCTTCTCGGCGACCATGCCCAAGGCAATCCGCGATCTCGCCGGCCAGTTCATCCACGATCCGGTCGAGGTGAAAGTGACCCCGGTCGCCAGCACCGCCGAGCGGGTCGATCAGTACGTCACCTTCGTCAACCAGGCGGAGAAGCAGGCGCTGCTGACGATCGTGCTCAGGAAGGAGCCGATCGATCGCGCGCTGGTGTTCACCCGCACCAAGCACGGCGCCGATCGTGTGGTGAAGCTGCTCGGCGCGAACGGCATCGTCGCGCACGCCATCCACGGCAACAAATCGCAGCCGCAGCGCGAACGCGCGCTCGCCGACTTCCGTTCGGGCAAGGTCCGCATCCTGGTCGCCACCGACATCGCAGCGCGCGGAATCGACGTGTCCGGCGTGAGCCATGTGTTCAACTTCGAGCTGCCGAACGTGCCGGAGCAATATGTCCACCGCATCGGCCGCACCGCGCGTGCCGGCCGTGACGGCATCGCGGTGAGCTTCGTCGCCGATGACGAGCGGCCATATCTGCGCGACATCGAGCGGCTGACGCGCCAGCGCCCGACCGTCACCCCGCTGCCGGAGAACTTCCAGGCGCAGGCGGCGGAGATCGTGAAGAGCCGTGCGCCGGTGACGATCAGCCGCGACGAGAACAACGGCCGCCGCGGCCGCGACATGCAGCGCGCCGGAGGCGGTCAGCCGCGTGACGGCGGGCAGCGTGAAGGCGGGCAGCGCGAGGGTCAGGGCGAGCGTCGCCACTTCCCGGCAAAGAAGCGCTTCCACGCCCGGCCCGCGGGTAACGGCGGCGGCGGACAGCGCCGACAGGGCGGCGGGCGCTAA